The DNA window CCCGTGGGTCGCCAGACGCGTTGGAGCCTGCTGGGGGACAACCGCAAAGGTACGCTCCGACGCGGCCTGCGCGTGGGGAAGCACTCCTGCGACGGACAGCAAATACACTGCCAGTGCGCTTAGCAGCGACCTGGGCATGTTCCTCCTCAATCCAGCCTGGTCCCCGTGATTGTAGTTTTGTTTCAGGGCTGTAGGGGCGGGAACGGCTGTCAGGTCTTCAAGCCTAGCACAAATTTAACGCTTCGATCCCTAAGTGACTGAATCGAAAACAGTAGCGGTACTGGTGCTCTAGGGGAGACCGAGGTGCTTTCGGAGGAAGGGAGGAAGGGCCATGGCGCCCTGATGCAAGGCGCTGCTGTAGTACTGGGTCTGCACTCCGGAATCCTGGGTTTGCGTGCGGCGGAAATCGGTGGGATTCACCGATTTGCTCGCCAGCGTCACGGTCCACCAGCCTGAGGGATAAGTGCTTTGCGGAAAATGCAGGGTGGCCAGGTGGGGGAATCCGGCGGCATCCATGGCGGAGCGCATATCCTTAATGATGTCGCGATGGAACAGGGGTGACTCGCTTTGCGCCGCCAGCACGCCGTCCGGGCCCAGGGCCTGCAGGCAGTTTCGGTAGAATGACTCGGTAAACAGGCCCGTTGCAGGTCCCACCGGGTCCGTGGAGTCGATCAGGATGACATCGTAGGATCCCGCTCCGGCCTCGGCGATCCATTTGATGCCATCGACGAAGTTAAGGCTGGCGCGAGGGTCGTTGTTCGAGGCGCACAGTTCGGGAAAATACTTTTCCGCTGCCCGCGTTACCTGTTCATCCAGTTCCACCAGCTCGGCCCGCTCCACACCCGGATGCTTCAGGGTCTCCAGCAGGCAGCCACAGTCGCCGCCACCAATGATCAGTACCTTTTTCGGTGCCGGGTGGGTGAACAGCGCCGGATGCACGAGCATCTCGTGGTAGATGAAGTTGTCCCGGCCGGTCAGCATCACCAGGCCATCCAGGGTCATCAGCCGGCCGTATTTCTCGGTCTCGTAGATCTCCAGGTGCTGATACGGGGTCTGCTCGTCATGGATCTTGCTCCTGATCTGGAGAGACAGGGCGGAGCCACCTTCGCGGCAGATCTCGGTATACCAGGAATCAGGAGTGATCTTCTCTGTACCCATTGCGCTGCGAGTCGTGGGTGAATCAGCCGGCACCATACCGGCGGGGGAATCCGGTGACAAGCGCCCGGTTTCCTGTTATCTAGTGCCCAGAATCCAATCCCGGCCGAGAAGACGGAATTCCCGTGAGTGACTGGACTATCGACGACGCACGCGCCGTTTACAACATTGCCTGGTGGAGTGGCGGCTACTTTGACGTCGGCGCCAAAGGGCATCTGACGGCATTTCCGGACGGCGAACGGGACGGTCCCTCCCTGGACTTGTTCGCGCTGACCGATGAACTCCGTGAAGCGGGTCTTTCCTTGCCCGTGCTCGTGCGATTCTCCGGAATCCTTCGCCACCGCGTCCGTACCCTGGCCGCCGCCTTCGATCGGGCGGGCGAGGAGTACGGGTATCGGGGCCGCTACACCGCCGTCTATCCGATCAAGGTGAACCAGCAGCACAGTGTGGTCGAAGAGATTCTCAACCATGGCGGAAACCGCGTGGGGCTGGAGGCCGGGAGCAAGCCCGAGCTGCTTGCGGTACTGGGACAGGCGCCCCAGGACGGGGGCTTGATTGTGTGCAACGGCTACAAGGATCGTGAATATCTGCGGCTTGCCCTCATTGGGCGTGCCCTGGGTCATCGCATCCATGTCGTCATCGAGAAGCTGTCGGAACTCGAGCTGCTGCTAAGCGAGGCGGATAAGATGAAGGTCGAACCGCTGATCGGCGTACGTGTTCGACTCGCTTCCCTCGGCGTCGGCAAATGGCAAAACACCGGCGGCGAGAAATCCAAGTTTGGCCTGCAGGCTGCCGATGTACTTCGGGTGATCGAGCGTCTGCGCAGCGTCGGACGCCTGGATTGCCTGCAAATGCTGCATTTCCATATGGGATCGCAGATCTCCAATATTCGCGACATTCAGAACGGTGCGCGGGAGGGTGCCCGGTTCTTTGCCGAACTTCATGCCCAGGGTGCGCAGATCTCGTGCGTCAATGTCGGCGGGGGACTGGGTGTGGACTATGAGGGCACGCGCTCGCGTAGCCACTGCTCCATCAACTACTCCGTCGGTGAGTATGCCGCCAATATCGTTCGCGCCCTGGCCGAGGTCTGTGCCAAACACGAGTTGCCCCATCCGGATCTGGTCACGGAATCGGGTCGCGCGATGACTGCGCACCACGCGCTGCTGATCACGAATGTACTGGAGATCGAATCAGCCCCTGGCGGTTCCCCAGGGGAACCGGTTGGTGAGGACGAGCCCGTGGTATTGCAGGAAATGTGGGCCAGTCTCGACGGCGTCACGGCCCGCTCCGCCGTCGAGGCCTACCACGATGCCACCTACCGGGTCGTGGAAGCACGGAGCATGTTCAATCACGGCATGTTGTCACTGGCGCAGCGCGCGCGGGCGGAACAGATCTATCTGGCATTGTGCCAGCAGGTACGCAAGCTGCTGCGCCCGCAGACACGCTCCCACCGCGAGTTGCTCGACGAATTGAATGAAAAACTTGCCGACAAGTACTTCTGCAATTTTTCCGTGTTTCAGTCGATGCCCGATGCATGGGCCATCAACCAGGTGTTTCCGGTGGTGCCATTGAACCGTCTTG is part of the Acidiferrobacteraceae bacterium genome and encodes:
- the speA gene encoding biosynthetic arginine decarboxylase, whose product is MSDWTIDDARAVYNIAWWSGGYFDVGAKGHLTAFPDGERDGPSLDLFALTDELREAGLSLPVLVRFSGILRHRVRTLAAAFDRAGEEYGYRGRYTAVYPIKVNQQHSVVEEILNHGGNRVGLEAGSKPELLAVLGQAPQDGGLIVCNGYKDREYLRLALIGRALGHRIHVVIEKLSELELLLSEADKMKVEPLIGVRVRLASLGVGKWQNTGGEKSKFGLQAADVLRVIERLRSVGRLDCLQMLHFHMGSQISNIRDIQNGAREGARFFAELHAQGAQISCVNVGGGLGVDYEGTRSRSHCSINYSVGEYAANIVRALAEVCAKHELPHPDLVTESGRAMTAHHALLITNVLEIESAPGGSPGEPVGEDEPVVLQEMWASLDGVTARSAVEAYHDATYRVVEARSMFNHGMLSLAQRARAEQIYLALCQQVRKLLRPQTRSHRELLDELNEKLADKYFCNFSVFQSMPDAWAINQVFPVVPLNRLDERPTRRGVLEDITCDSDGRLDLYPDAEGVETTLPLHELRPDQPYLLGIFMVGAYQEILGDMHNLFGDTDSVHVEIRDDGSHQLTQVRKGDDVDTVLRYVHFDPESLLARFDEKVARASLDDATRRAYRNELSEGLKGYTYLED
- the speE gene encoding polyamine aminopropyltransferase; the protein is MGTEKITPDSWYTEICREGGSALSLQIRSKIHDEQTPYQHLEIYETEKYGRLMTLDGLVMLTGRDNFIYHEMLVHPALFTHPAPKKVLIIGGGDCGCLLETLKHPGVERAELVELDEQVTRAAEKYFPELCASNNDPRASLNFVDGIKWIAEAGAGSYDVILIDSTDPVGPATGLFTESFYRNCLQALGPDGVLAAQSESPLFHRDIIKDMRSAMDAAGFPHLATLHFPQSTYPSGWWTVTLASKSVNPTDFRRTQTQDSGVQTQYYSSALHQGAMALPPFLRKHLGLP